A region from the Brassica napus cultivar Da-Ae chromosome C8, Da-Ae, whole genome shotgun sequence genome encodes:
- the LOC106386920 gene encoding uncharacterized protein LOC106386920 — protein MDSTSAADNIREDAVSKVLGKDKPGRVRGFGRGITANKLAYLQFRDAKIAEMKSEIEELKGMVRELAEKKKSNVDAETSESSGGFKEGVRVQILDWIESEDVVVGEGEFCSAEPKYKIGRIPIGPNAVAIVVKYALSASASLWRPTTDVLTLDEAVGYKISWPMDKVILDKDPNCSEDLSMQSKEGEYRRCKIYDWTNDGDEVIAEGLVCSSKSKDMVNNIPLGPNAVSVEVVKVFNDQAYLWRPTADMFLIGDALSEKIAWPVLKVEVMPTPATEVTPTKCAGKKIASPSKPAKKKAVSPGSTSSTRSPKQKCTLLDCNNSGRKVAEGRVASTDPNELCHFVPLGPNASKVWIDVAKIGDAKVWRPNSEIEYISDAMGSVVAWPNDKIKFV, from the exons ATGGACTCCACATCAGCTGCTGATAACATAAGGGAAGATGCTGTGAGCAAGGTTTTGGGAAAAGACAAACCTGGACGAGTAAGGGGCTTTGGTAGAGGGATTACAGCTAATAAGCTAGCATATCTGCAATTTAGAGACGCTAAGATTGCAGAAATGAAAAGTGAGATTGAAGAGTTAAAGGGGATGGTGCGAGAATTAGCTGAGAAGAAG AAAAGTAATGTTGATGCTGAAACATCTGAGAGTAGTGGTGGATTCAAAGAAGGAGTCAGAGTACAAATACTGGATTGGATTGAATCAGAGGATGTTGTTGTTGGTGAAGGAGAATTCTGCTCTGCTGAACCGAAGTACAAAATTGGTCGTATACCAATTGGTCCTAATGCAGTGGCTATCGTAGTTAAGTATGCACTAAGCGCATCAGCTTCACTCTGGAGGCCTACTACGGATGTGTTAACTCTTGATGAAGCTGTGGGATACAAGATATCTTGGCCAATGGATAAAGTGATTTTGGATAAGGATCCAAACTGTTCTGAAGATTTATCTAtg CAAAGCAAGGAAGGTGAATATCGAAGATGCAAGATATATGATTGGACCAATGATGGGGACGAGGTCATTGCTGAAGGTCTCGTGTGCTCTTCAAAATCCAAAGACATGGTTAACAACATACCTCTGGGTCCCAATGCTGTTAGTGTCGAAGTAGTGAAGGTGTTCAATGATCAAGCATATTTGTGGAGGCCAACCGCTGATATGTTCTTGATTGGTGATGCACTTAGCGAGAAAATAGCATGGCCAGTCCTAAAGGTTGAAGTCATGCCTACACCTGCTACAGAAGTAACACCAACTAAATGTGCAGGGAAGAAAATAGCATCACCTTCGAAGCCAGCCAAGAAAAAAGCAGTG AGTCCAGGCAGCACTAGTTCGACCAGAAGTCCGAAGCAGAAGTGCACTCTCTTGGATTGCAACAACTCTGGACGTAAGGTAGCTGAAGGAAGGGTAGCTTCAACGGATCCGAATGAGTTGTGCCACTTTGTACCCCTAGGTCCAAATGCAAGCAAGGTGTGGATTGATGTGGCTAAGATCGGTGATGCAAAAGTCTGGAGGCCAAATTCAGAGATTGAATACATATCTGATGCAATGGGTTCGGTTGTGGCATGGCCAAATGACAAAATCAAGTTTGTCTAA